In Rhizobium sp. N324, a single genomic region encodes these proteins:
- a CDS encoding ABC transporter substrate-binding protein, with protein MAFLKQFPSTTRRRFLKGAGLVSAAAVTGSFPIPAIAQAQEVTMISDENNGAALDALRAIAAGFSKEAGVKVVINNMDHEAHKTAIRNYLVAGAPDVCSWFSGNRMRAFVKRGLFDDISDLFEKEKYKDVLGATANAVTDNGKQYGLPTGGTLWGMFYRKDVFAEHGLTVPTTAEEFMAYGEKCKVAGITPVAMGTKELWPAAGWFDQMNLRISGLDKHMALMNGEMSYLDPSLTPVFDQWEAMISKGFFTPNHTSFGWQEAAALLAQKKAGMMNLGAFLRSAFTAEDLPQLAYATFPVLDAKVGHFEEFSVNSIHIPAKAKNKQGARDFLAYFYRPENLAAYLEPGGNVPPRNDLPPSKDDLVNVAVETMKTVQGTSQYYDRDSDPDMAQAGLVGFQEFMAKPDRRKAILTRLEGTRKRIYKI; from the coding sequence ATGGCATTTTTGAAGCAATTTCCGTCGACCACCCGCAGACGCTTCCTGAAGGGCGCGGGCCTGGTCTCCGCCGCGGCCGTCACCGGCAGCTTCCCGATCCCGGCGATCGCGCAGGCGCAGGAGGTCACGATGATCTCCGATGAAAACAATGGTGCCGCGCTCGACGCGCTCAGGGCGATCGCTGCGGGCTTCAGCAAGGAAGCCGGCGTCAAGGTCGTCATCAACAATATGGATCACGAGGCCCATAAGACGGCGATCCGCAACTATCTCGTCGCCGGCGCCCCCGATGTCTGCTCCTGGTTTTCCGGCAACCGCATGCGCGCCTTCGTCAAGCGCGGCCTGTTCGACGATATTTCCGATCTCTTCGAAAAGGAAAAGTACAAGGACGTGCTCGGTGCGACGGCAAATGCCGTCACTGACAATGGCAAGCAATATGGCCTGCCGACAGGCGGCACGCTCTGGGGCATGTTCTACCGCAAGGACGTGTTTGCCGAGCATGGGCTGACCGTGCCGACGACGGCCGAAGAGTTCATGGCCTATGGCGAAAAATGCAAGGTGGCCGGCATCACGCCGGTGGCGATGGGCACCAAGGAGCTTTGGCCGGCGGCCGGCTGGTTCGACCAGATGAACCTGCGCATCAGCGGTCTCGACAAGCACATGGCGCTGATGAACGGCGAGATGAGCTACCTCGACCCATCGTTGACCCCTGTCTTCGACCAGTGGGAAGCAATGATATCAAAGGGCTTCTTCACCCCGAACCACACATCCTTCGGCTGGCAGGAGGCGGCGGCCCTGCTGGCGCAGAAGAAGGCCGGCATGATGAACCTCGGCGCCTTCCTGCGCTCGGCTTTCACTGCCGAGGATCTGCCGCAGCTTGCTTACGCGACCTTCCCGGTGCTCGACGCCAAGGTCGGCCATTTCGAGGAATTCTCGGTCAATTCGATCCACATTCCCGCCAAGGCCAAGAACAAGCAGGGCGCGCGCGACTTCCTCGCCTATTTCTACAGGCCGGAAAACCTGGCCGCCTATCTGGAGCCCGGCGGCAACGTGCCGCCGCGCAACGACCTGCCGCCGAGCAAGGACGACCTCGTCAACGTCGCCGTGGAAACGATGAAAACGGTGCAGGGCACGTCGCAATATTACGACCGCGACAGCGACCCGGATATGGCGCAGGCCGGCCTCGTCGGCTTCCAGGAGTTCATGGCCAAGCCCGACCGGCGCAAGGCGATCCTCACGCGCCTCGAGGGGACGCGGAAGCGGATCTACAAGATCTGA
- a CDS encoding ROK family protein has translation MKLKGDQTTARAMNRRLILNLLRREGPRSRADIATVIGLSPAAVTFVISDLLEEGIVIEGQAVPGLAGRRPIPVEINYQHALAVGFKLMVNSVECVATDLATNPVAAMRVNLDGHDPDDVADLLAGTVPELVKLAGRPDAKLAGIGISMPGVINHEQTACVRSHRFQWDNVPLASLLAARVHVPVWLEDDTNAYAIAQQLFGLGRQHRNMAVLAVGVGISCALVIDGKLYRGANGAAGKFGHTLFEEGGRVCECGKRGCLMAYHSELSMLRRWREATGRGEELGLPELCEALASGDATALTLVGDAGRGIGTALANLVNITDPEVIVAGGEAVSLGDPFLTPLREALAARTFRTAPPLLPDWEDNSWARGAAALVTQKIFDFESSGGVTDIATLAGVRGSTSAA, from the coding sequence GTGAAGCTCAAAGGCGACCAGACAACGGCGAGAGCCATGAACCGACGCCTCATTCTCAACCTTCTCCGGCGCGAAGGGCCGAGGAGCCGTGCCGATATCGCGACGGTGATCGGCCTCAGCCCGGCCGCCGTCACCTTCGTTATTTCAGACCTGCTGGAGGAAGGCATCGTCATCGAAGGCCAGGCCGTGCCGGGCCTCGCCGGCCGCCGGCCGATCCCGGTCGAGATCAATTACCAGCATGCGCTCGCCGTCGGCTTCAAGCTGATGGTCAATTCGGTGGAATGCGTGGCGACCGACCTTGCCACCAACCCGGTCGCCGCCATGCGGGTCAATCTCGACGGCCACGATCCGGACGATGTCGCCGACCTCCTGGCCGGCACCGTCCCCGAGCTGGTGAAGCTCGCCGGCCGCCCGGATGCGAAGCTTGCCGGCATCGGCATCTCCATGCCCGGCGTCATCAATCACGAGCAGACCGCCTGCGTGCGCAGCCACCGCTTCCAATGGGATAACGTGCCGCTGGCCTCGCTGCTGGCGGCCCGCGTCCACGTGCCGGTCTGGCTGGAAGACGACACCAACGCCTATGCCATCGCCCAGCAGCTCTTCGGCCTCGGCCGCCAGCACCGCAACATGGCGGTGCTGGCCGTCGGCGTCGGCATCAGCTGCGCCCTCGTCATCGACGGCAAGCTCTATCGCGGCGCCAATGGCGCTGCCGGCAAATTCGGCCATACGCTGTTCGAAGAAGGCGGCCGCGTCTGCGAATGCGGCAAACGCGGCTGCCTGATGGCCTACCACTCCGAACTGTCGATGCTGCGCCGCTGGCGCGAAGCGACCGGCCGCGGCGAGGAGCTCGGCCTGCCCGAACTCTGCGAGGCGCTCGCCTCAGGCGATGCCACCGCCCTCACCCTCGTCGGCGATGCCGGCCGCGGCATCGGCACCGCCCTCGCCAACCTCGTCAACATCACCGACCCCGAAGTCATCGTCGCCGGCGGCGAAGCCGTTTCCCTCGGCGACCCTTTCCTGACGCCGCTGCGCGAGGCACTCGCCGCCCGCACCTTCCGCACCGCTCCGCCGCTTTTGCCCGATTGGGAAGACAATTCCTGGGCTCGGGGCGCGGCTGCCTTGGTGACCCAAAAGATCTTCGACTTCGAGTCCTCGGGCGGAGTGACGGATATTGCGACGCTGGCAGGGGTTAGAGGCTCGACGTCGGCGGCTTGA
- a CDS encoding carbohydrate ABC transporter permease, whose product MYPRPIPETAVWQRRLYVFAVVIVLLLWLCPLFAIILTSFRSTEDVMGGNLWGWPTGIGVIDNYTAVFTQTPMARYFLNSLIITIPAVIGVLALSTLAGYVLSRYRFRGNMLIFALFVGGNFLPHQIMMIPVRDLMVRLDLIDTTAALIIFHVAFQTGFATLFMRNFIAALPDELFQAARAEGASPFQTLVHVAIPLVRPALAALAILIFTFIWNDYFWAVVLTVSDSVKPVTAGLANLRGEWVSAWNLISAGTIVVAVPPVVMFFLMQRHFIAGLTMGAVKG is encoded by the coding sequence ATGTATCCTCGTCCCATTCCCGAGACCGCCGTCTGGCAGCGCCGCCTCTATGTGTTCGCCGTCGTCATCGTGCTGCTGCTCTGGCTCTGCCCGCTGTTTGCCATCATCCTCACCTCCTTCCGCTCGACCGAGGATGTCATGGGCGGCAATCTGTGGGGCTGGCCGACCGGCATCGGCGTGATCGACAATTACACCGCCGTTTTCACCCAGACGCCGATGGCGCGCTATTTCCTCAACAGCCTGATCATCACCATTCCCGCGGTGATCGGCGTGCTGGCGCTGTCGACGCTCGCCGGCTACGTGCTGTCGCGCTACCGCTTCCGCGGCAATATGCTGATCTTTGCGCTCTTCGTCGGCGGCAATTTCCTGCCGCATCAGATCATGATGATCCCGGTGCGCGATCTGATGGTGCGGCTCGACCTGATCGACACCACCGCGGCGCTGATCATCTTCCACGTCGCCTTCCAGACTGGCTTTGCGACGCTGTTTATGCGCAATTTCATCGCCGCCCTTCCGGACGAACTGTTCCAGGCGGCCCGCGCCGAAGGCGCCTCGCCTTTCCAGACGCTGGTGCATGTGGCGATCCCGCTGGTGCGGCCGGCGCTCGCCGCCCTTGCCATCCTGATCTTCACCTTCATCTGGAACGACTATTTCTGGGCCGTGGTGCTGACCGTCAGCGACAGCGTCAAGCCGGTGACGGCCGGCCTTGCCAATCTGCGCGGCGAATGGGTCTCCGCCTGGAATCTGATTTCCGCGGGCACGATCGTCGTCGCCGTGCCGCCGGTGGTGATGTTCTTCCTGATGCAGCGGCACTTCATCGCCGGCCTCACCATGGGAGCGGTGAAGGGATGA
- a CDS encoding DUF4168 domain-containing protein — protein sequence MITRDTSLAMMTAAMFSLLAFSPASAAEMAQAQQQPAAQGQAPMQGQSGGTAAPAAVSDQKLEAFAVAYLQVDKVRQEYSAKIGATKDEAGKQKLQEEAKKQMVDTVEASKDISVEEYSSILTAAQSDPALAKKVLEKIGTPPPAQPQQ from the coding sequence ATGATCACTCGTGACACATCCCTGGCAATGATGACCGCTGCTATGTTCAGCCTGCTGGCTTTCAGCCCGGCATCGGCTGCGGAAATGGCCCAGGCGCAGCAGCAGCCGGCTGCACAAGGTCAGGCGCCGATGCAGGGCCAGAGCGGCGGCACGGCTGCGCCGGCGGCCGTCAGCGATCAGAAACTCGAGGCCTTTGCCGTCGCCTATCTGCAGGTCGACAAGGTCAGGCAGGAATATTCGGCCAAGATCGGCGCGACGAAGGACGAGGCTGGCAAGCAAAAGCTGCAGGAAGAAGCCAAGAAGCAGATGGTCGATACCGTCGAAGCCTCCAAAGATATCTCCGTCGAGGAATATTCCTCGATCCTGACGGCCGCCCAGAGCGACCCGGCGCTGGCCAAGAAGGTTCTGGAAAAGATCGGCACGCCACCGCCGGCGCAGCCGCAGCAGTAG
- a CDS encoding ABC transporter ATP-binding protein gives MTSLELREINKNYGAYHALRGIDLSVAQGEFIVMVGPSGCGKSTLLKSIAGLETISSGQILINGRDVSSQEPGDRGIAMVFQSYALYPHMTVAENMGFGLRMAKRPKAEIEAAVARAAKILRITDQLDKRPKQLSGGQRQRVAIGRAITRSPEVFLFDEPLSNLDAALRTQMRVELSSLHAELGATMVYVTHDQVEAMTMASRIVVLNHGIIEQVGSPLELYRNPDNLFVAGFLGAPRMNFLGVSVDEVSGRNITVSAPGLVPVTVELAEPTALSKGAGLALGVRPENISMVADGGQGAAIEGDVRLVEHLGRETILYVDAGNLQTIASESGTGNITVQLSYVAPFGPEQKVALKLDARELYLFSSDGGRTISARKTILDK, from the coding sequence ATGACCAGTCTCGAACTTCGTGAGATCAACAAGAACTACGGCGCCTATCATGCGCTGCGCGGCATCGACCTTTCCGTGGCGCAAGGCGAGTTCATCGTCATGGTCGGGCCGTCGGGCTGCGGCAAGTCCACGCTTCTGAAGTCGATCGCCGGCCTGGAGACGATCTCGTCGGGCCAGATCCTGATCAATGGCCGCGACGTCAGCAGCCAGGAGCCGGGCGATCGCGGCATCGCCATGGTCTTCCAGTCCTATGCGCTCTATCCGCATATGACGGTGGCGGAGAACATGGGCTTCGGCCTCAGGATGGCCAAGCGCCCGAAGGCCGAGATCGAGGCGGCGGTGGCCCGCGCCGCCAAGATCCTCCGGATCACCGATCAGCTCGACAAGCGGCCGAAGCAACTCTCCGGCGGCCAGCGCCAGCGCGTGGCGATCGGCCGGGCGATCACCCGCTCGCCGGAGGTCTTCCTGTTCGACGAGCCGCTGTCGAACCTCGATGCGGCGCTCAGAACCCAGATGCGCGTCGAATTGAGCAGCCTGCATGCCGAACTCGGCGCCACCATGGTCTATGTCACCCACGATCAGGTGGAGGCGATGACCATGGCCAGCCGCATCGTCGTCCTCAACCACGGGATCATCGAGCAGGTCGGTTCGCCGCTGGAGCTCTACCGCAACCCCGACAATCTCTTCGTCGCCGGTTTCCTCGGCGCGCCCCGCATGAATTTCCTCGGCGTCAGCGTCGATGAGGTATCCGGCCGCAACATCACCGTCTCGGCGCCCGGTCTCGTGCCGGTGACGGTGGAATTGGCGGAACCGACGGCGCTTTCCAAGGGCGCCGGGCTGGCGCTCGGTGTTCGCCCGGAGAACATATCGATGGTCGCCGACGGCGGGCAGGGCGCGGCGATCGAGGGTGACGTGCGGCTCGTCGAGCATCTCGGCCGCGAGACCATTCTCTATGTCGATGCCGGCAATCTCCAGACCATCGCGTCCGAAAGCGGCACCGGCAACATCACCGTGCAGCTCAGCTACGTCGCGCCCTTTGGCCCCGAGCAGAAGGTGGCGCTGAAGCTCGATGCCCGCGAACTCTATCTCTTTTCATCCGATGGCGGCCGCACGATCAGCGCCCGCAAAACCATCCTCGACAAGTAA
- a CDS encoding beta-galactosidase, translating to MSDKTLSVWNPVKTDRFLVGVPHYPEHVDESYWERDAERMAKAGFNVVRMAEFAWHILEPRLGTYNFDLFDRAIAILGRHGIDTIMCTPTATPPRSLTAAHPEILRVDGKGRPMSHGSRQHCDTASPVLREHSKRITRAMAEHYRDNPHVVGWQTDNELNTSMPESFSQATLTEFQAFLADKYGEIAKLNHAWGGDFWATAYDSFDQVVLPIEFGPTFPSPGHLQDYHRFLAFSTARFQHDQVEILRAVKPSWFVFHNLGGLRDIDFRGQFSKDLDFVGYDIYPMLYDEFQRLGNHAKVQALHLDICRGFSGNYIVPEQQSGFGSQPGFCTLTPEPGELRRMALSSVAHGADGLMFFRWRPAHFGAEIYWMGIIDHDDIGRHRYEEAKRFATEMIALQPRILGTYVRMDVGIAGSDFDNQEAHKTYPIGLPSPQDDAILMHQYCYDRGIACGFIHPEDDLSKLKLFYVPHWVMWKDEWTAKLEAFAASGGTVVIGARTGTRNEDNHVIRETAPGAALSKLTGVRVEEFGRLTAPGANGLFDVMERSGGLVIPPNKPAESQRRQRRFKIGNRELTGGHFYENLTVEPDVEVIAAWSNRYAEGQAMATSRKVGKGQVVYLGTYLTPELTEALTERLFPQAGIEPLVGGLPEGVEVTMRMNAERLLLFVQNYTDQPATIGGVPAGRDLLDGEKPVKGRLELEGYGCAIVELEG from the coding sequence GTGTCCGACAAGACCCTCTCCGTATGGAACCCCGTCAAAACAGACCGCTTCCTGGTCGGCGTGCCGCATTATCCCGAGCATGTCGATGAAAGCTATTGGGAGCGCGATGCCGAGCGCATGGCGAAAGCCGGCTTCAATGTCGTGCGCATGGCCGAATTCGCCTGGCACATTCTGGAACCCAGGCTCGGCACCTACAATTTCGATCTCTTCGACCGCGCCATAGCGATCCTCGGGCGCCACGGCATCGATACGATCATGTGCACGCCGACGGCCACACCGCCGCGATCGCTGACGGCAGCCCACCCTGAAATTCTAAGGGTCGACGGCAAGGGCCGGCCAATGAGCCACGGCTCACGCCAGCATTGCGATACGGCAAGCCCGGTCTTGCGCGAGCACAGCAAGCGCATCACCCGGGCGATGGCCGAGCACTACCGCGACAATCCGCACGTCGTCGGCTGGCAGACCGACAATGAGCTGAACACCAGCATGCCGGAGAGCTTTTCCCAGGCGACGCTCACCGAATTCCAGGCCTTCCTTGCCGATAAATACGGCGAGATCGCCAAACTCAACCACGCCTGGGGCGGTGATTTCTGGGCGACGGCCTATGACAGCTTCGATCAGGTGGTGCTGCCGATCGAGTTCGGCCCGACCTTTCCGAGCCCCGGCCACCTGCAGGATTACCACCGCTTCCTCGCCTTCTCGACGGCCCGCTTCCAGCACGACCAGGTGGAGATTTTGCGCGCGGTGAAGCCTTCCTGGTTCGTCTTCCACAATCTCGGCGGCTTGAGGGATATCGATTTCCGCGGCCAGTTCAGCAAGGATCTCGATTTCGTCGGCTACGACATCTATCCGATGCTTTATGACGAGTTCCAGCGGCTCGGCAACCACGCCAAGGTGCAGGCGCTGCACCTCGATATCTGCCGCGGCTTCTCCGGCAATTACATCGTGCCCGAGCAGCAATCCGGCTTCGGCAGCCAGCCGGGCTTCTGCACGCTGACGCCGGAGCCGGGGGAACTGCGCCGCATGGCGCTTTCCTCGGTCGCGCATGGCGCTGACGGCCTGATGTTCTTCCGCTGGCGGCCTGCCCATTTCGGCGCCGAAATCTACTGGATGGGCATCATCGACCATGACGATATCGGCCGTCACCGCTATGAGGAGGCCAAGCGCTTCGCGACCGAGATGATCGCGCTGCAGCCCAGGATTCTCGGCACCTATGTGCGCATGGATGTGGGCATTGCCGGCTCCGATTTCGACAATCAGGAAGCCCACAAGACCTATCCGATCGGCCTGCCGAGCCCGCAGGACGATGCGATCCTCATGCATCAATATTGCTATGACCGCGGCATCGCCTGCGGCTTCATCCATCCCGAGGACGATCTCTCGAAGCTGAAGCTCTTTTATGTCCCCCATTGGGTGATGTGGAAGGACGAATGGACGGCAAAGCTCGAAGCCTTCGCCGCCTCGGGCGGCACCGTCGTCATCGGCGCCCGCACGGGCACCCGCAATGAAGACAACCACGTCATCCGCGAGACCGCCCCGGGCGCAGCACTTTCGAAGCTGACCGGCGTGCGCGTCGAGGAGTTCGGCCGTCTGACCGCGCCCGGCGCCAACGGCCTGTTCGACGTGATGGAGCGCTCGGGCGGCCTCGTCATCCCGCCGAACAAACCGGCCGAATCCCAGCGCCGCCAGCGCCGCTTCAAGATCGGCAACCGCGAACTGACCGGCGGCCATTTCTACGAAAACCTGACCGTCGAGCCCGACGTCGAAGTGATCGCCGCCTGGTCGAACCGCTATGCCGAGGGCCAGGCGATGGCTACCTCCCGTAAGGTCGGCAAGGGGCAGGTGGTCTATCTCGGCACCTACCTCACGCCTGAACTGACCGAAGCGCTCACCGAACGCCTCTTCCCCCAGGCCGGCATCGAGCCGCTGGTCGGTGGGCTGCCGGAGGGCGTGGAGGTGACGATGCGGATGAACGCGGAGCGGCTGCTGCTCTTCGTGCAGAACTATACCGACCAGCCCGCGACAATCGGCGGTGTGCCGGCCGGGCGGGATCTGCTCGATGGGGAAAAGCCGGTGAAGGGGAGGTTGGAGCTTGAAGGGTACGGCTGTGCGATTGTCGAGTTGGAGGGGTGA
- a CDS encoding cupin domain-containing protein translates to MKMIQAMALALALGAAATAHADQPLQRTDLIKSDIDVPGHEAVQVRVDFAPGVLAPKHSHPGEEIAFVLEGTLEYRLEGREPVTLTAGQSLFIPSGVVHSAKNVGNGKASELATYIVRKGEALVVPAK, encoded by the coding sequence ATGAAAATGATCCAGGCTATGGCGCTCGCCCTCGCTCTCGGTGCTGCCGCGACGGCGCATGCGGACCAGCCGCTCCAGCGCACCGATCTGATCAAGAGCGATATCGACGTGCCCGGCCACGAGGCCGTTCAGGTGCGCGTGGATTTCGCCCCAGGCGTTCTCGCCCCGAAGCATTCACATCCCGGCGAAGAAATCGCCTTCGTTCTCGAGGGCACGCTGGAATACCGGCTCGAAGGCAGGGAGCCGGTGACGCTCACGGCCGGCCAATCCCTGTTCATTCCCTCCGGCGTGGTACACTCGGCCAAGAACGTCGGCAACGGCAAGGCTTCGGAGCTGGCGACCTATATCGTGCGCAAGGGCGAGGCGCTGGTCGTGCCCGCCAAGTGA
- a CDS encoding carbohydrate ABC transporter permease, giving the protein MQTLWRRQRWWLTPTLLIAPAIVLFFTVILLSAVRSVWISFHEWDGFGEMVWIGLGNYVELYNDPQFYVSLKNNLIWLVMFMAAPPIGLAIALLVNQKIRGMRFLKSLFFIPLVLASVTVGVVFTWVYTPEFGLLALIFKAFGAVAPAVLSDEHFVTFAIVIAALWPQVTFCMVLYLAGLNNLSEELIGAGRVDGARGWNMLWHIVLPQLTQVTFIAIAVTVVGALRSFDMVSVMTSGGPFGSSSVLAYQMFEQSIFSYRFGYGAAIASVLFVIMAVFIVWYLSRIIRTEERGG; this is encoded by the coding sequence ATGCAGACATTATGGCGCCGCCAGCGTTGGTGGCTTACCCCGACTTTGCTTATCGCGCCGGCGATCGTGCTGTTCTTCACCGTCATCCTCTTGTCGGCGGTGCGGAGCGTGTGGATCAGCTTTCACGAATGGGACGGTTTCGGCGAGATGGTCTGGATCGGGCTCGGCAATTACGTCGAGCTCTACAACGATCCGCAATTCTATGTGTCGCTGAAGAACAATCTGATCTGGCTCGTCATGTTCATGGCGGCGCCGCCGATCGGGCTCGCCATCGCGCTCTTGGTCAACCAGAAAATCCGCGGCATGCGTTTCCTGAAGTCGCTGTTCTTCATCCCGCTGGTGCTGGCGTCGGTCACCGTCGGCGTCGTCTTCACTTGGGTCTATACGCCGGAATTCGGGTTGCTGGCGCTGATCTTCAAAGCCTTCGGGGCGGTGGCGCCAGCGGTACTGTCCGATGAGCATTTCGTCACCTTCGCCATCGTCATCGCAGCACTTTGGCCGCAGGTCACCTTCTGCATGGTGCTTTATCTCGCCGGCCTCAACAATCTGAGCGAAGAGCTGATCGGCGCCGGCCGGGTCGACGGGGCGAGGGGCTGGAACATGCTGTGGCACATCGTGCTGCCGCAGCTGACCCAGGTGACCTTCATCGCCATTGCCGTCACCGTCGTAGGCGCGCTCCGCTCCTTCGACATGGTGTCGGTGATGACCTCGGGCGGGCCGTTCGGCTCGTCCTCGGTCCTCGCCTACCAGATGTTCGAGCAGTCGATCTTCTCCTACCGCTTCGGCTACGGCGCGGCGATCGCCTCGGTGCTGTTCGTGATCATGGCCGTCTTCATCGTCTGGTATCTCTCCCGCATCATCCGCACCGAAGAGAGGGGAGGCTGA